In Nitrososphaerota archaeon, a single genomic region encodes these proteins:
- a CDS encoding Glu/Leu/Phe/Val dehydrogenase, which yields MVQADPFKNALKQLDDACAILKVDKGVRDYLAEPNKVLRVKLPVKMDNGKIRTFIGFRSQHNNDRGPYKGGIRYFDPEGGIEYMEKEVKALSSWMTWKCAVVDVPLGGGKGGIFVNPKKEKLSEGELERLTRRYAYAISEIIGPQKDVPAPDVYTTGKEMAQIMDVYGKVSGNEYQPGVITGKPIPLGGSLARNVATGLGCAYCVREAAKTIGLKLKGAKVVIQGFGNAGTFTAEYLQKMGAKIIAVSDTKGSIINPNGLDPKKVLEFKNKTGSVVGYQGSKKITTEQLLTTKCDILIPAALENQINASIARKLQCKIIGEAANGPTMPEADPIIYQKKIVVIPDILANSGGVCISYLEWVQNNMGYYWSFDEVASKMESHITRGFRDTLALSKKHKIDMRRAAMVLAVDRVVEAFKAKGLWP from the coding sequence TTGGTTCAGGCAGATCCATTCAAGAATGCACTAAAACAACTTGATGATGCTTGCGCAATTCTCAAAGTTGACAAAGGCGTCAGAGACTATTTGGCAGAACCAAACAAGGTTTTGCGAGTAAAACTTCCAGTGAAAATGGATAACGGAAAAATCCGAACATTCATTGGATTTAGAAGCCAACACAACAACGACCGCGGTCCATACAAGGGAGGAATCAGATACTTTGATCCTGAAGGTGGCATCGAGTACATGGAAAAAGAAGTCAAGGCATTATCGTCTTGGATGACTTGGAAGTGTGCAGTAGTAGACGTACCTTTGGGCGGTGGAAAAGGAGGAATCTTCGTCAATCCGAAAAAAGAAAAACTATCTGAGGGTGAACTTGAAAGATTAACCAGAAGATATGCATATGCAATCTCTGAGATTATAGGACCGCAAAAGGACGTTCCAGCACCAGACGTGTATACGACAGGCAAGGAAATGGCCCAAATTATGGATGTTTACGGTAAGGTTTCTGGCAATGAATATCAACCAGGAGTTATCACCGGCAAACCAATTCCATTGGGTGGCTCGCTTGCAAGAAACGTTGCGACTGGTCTTGGATGCGCATACTGTGTCCGCGAAGCTGCAAAGACAATCGGCCTTAAACTAAAGGGGGCAAAGGTTGTCATTCAGGGATTCGGTAACGCGGGAACATTTACTGCAGAGTACCTACAAAAAATGGGTGCAAAAATAATCGCAGTAAGTGATACCAAGGGTTCAATAATTAATCCAAACGGATTAGACCCAAAAAAAGTCCTCGAGTTCAAAAACAAGACTGGCTCCGTAGTCGGCTATCAAGGAAGCAAGAAAATCACTACTGAACAACTACTAACCACAAAATGCGACATTTTGATTCCAGCAGCATTGGAAAACCAAATCAACGCATCGATTGCAAGAAAACTCCAATGCAAAATCATTGGCGAAGCTGCAAACGGTCCAACAATGCCCGAAGCAGACCCAATCATCTACCAGAAAAAGATAGTTGTCATTCCAGACATATTGGCAAACTCTGGCGGTGTTTGCATATCATACTTGGAGTGGGTCCAAAACAACATGGGCTACTATTGGTCGTTTGACGAGGTAGCATCAAAGATGGAAAGCCACATCACACGTGGATTCCGCGACACACTTGCACTGTCCAAAAAGCATAAAATCGACATGCGACGCGCAGCGATGGTTCTGGCAGTTGACAGAGTTGTTGAAGCATTCAAAGCTAAAGGCCTATGGCCATAA
- a CDS encoding archaeal proteasome endopeptidase complex subunit alpha: MMPARGYDMTPTMYSPDGRIYQVEYAIETVKRGTLAVGVKSKDGVVMAVEEIPRKLQVSGITQKIFQVDDHIGIAAAGYIPDARVQVDDARTFSQSHKLIYDEEVEVETVAKHLADRCHQYTQYSGVRPFGVALIISGVDQSGNRIYVTDPSGTFVSYAAVAIGAGADDVNAFLEKNYTDEMSLEDASALAIAAIELRAEAKEEKSIRMSRVTKQNRVLEMVSDADVEKYSTTAKSKYPKPN; encoded by the coding sequence ATGATGCCAGCACGCGGATATGACATGACGCCTACAATGTATTCACCGGATGGAAGAATATACCAAGTAGAATATGCAATTGAGACAGTAAAGCGCGGAACGCTGGCAGTAGGTGTCAAAAGCAAGGACGGAGTAGTAATGGCGGTTGAAGAGATCCCAAGAAAACTCCAGGTTTCCGGTATTACACAAAAAATATTCCAAGTAGATGATCATATTGGAATTGCAGCAGCTGGCTACATCCCAGACGCCCGAGTCCAAGTTGATGATGCAAGAACATTTTCCCAAAGCCACAAGCTAATCTATGATGAGGAAGTCGAAGTGGAAACAGTGGCAAAGCACCTAGCAGACAGATGCCATCAATATACCCAGTATTCAGGTGTGAGGCCATTTGGCGTAGCGCTAATCATTTCTGGTGTGGACCAGAGCGGAAATAGAATCTACGTTACTGACCCTTCAGGAACATTTGTCTCATATGCAGCAGTCGCAATTGGTGCAGGAGCCGACGATGTAAACGCATTCTTGGAGAAAAACTATACCGATGAGATGTCTCTAGAGGACGCATCCGCCTTAGCAATTGCCGCAATTGAACTACGAGCAGAGGCAAAGGAGGAAAAAAGTATCAGAATGTCTCGAGTCACCAAGCAGAACAGAGTCCTAGAAATGGTAAGCGACGCAGATGTTGAAAAATACTCGACTACTGCCAAGAGTAAATACCCAAAGCCAAACTAG
- a CDS encoding methyltransferase domain-containing protein produces the protein MGLGSYWGEVIEVLRQIIPIYDKVNSYISLGKDKEHRIRGITNRVIPGNSILDAGSGFGNMSKTAEKICNGNITITLYDPLVPMLHNTGTYFTKSPDMSCGVFEHIPFKEDQFDAVLCGYSLRDAINLRIAISEIHRVLKKGGRFVIVDLGKPDDIVARAGVSFYLRIILPIIAFAVGGRLGLKFGTLYGTYKLWPQNKKLEGLLLEKFSRVEFDTDLMGGAIMVAAYK, from the coding sequence ATGGGCCTAGGAAGCTATTGGGGAGAAGTAATCGAAGTATTACGCCAGATAATTCCAATTTATGACAAAGTAAACTCGTACATTTCGCTTGGCAAAGACAAAGAACATCGAATCCGTGGAATCACAAACAGAGTCATCCCAGGAAATAGTATCTTGGATGCGGGTTCTGGGTTTGGCAACATGTCCAAGACTGCAGAAAAGATCTGCAATGGTAACATCACAATTACGCTTTATGATCCTCTTGTGCCGATGTTACATAATACCGGCACGTATTTTACAAAATCGCCTGACATGTCATGTGGTGTTTTTGAGCATATTCCGTTCAAGGAAGACCAATTCGATGCAGTATTGTGCGGATATTCTCTGCGTGATGCAATAAATCTAAGAATTGCAATTTCTGAAATCCACCGAGTTTTGAAAAAAGGTGGACGATTTGTTATTGTGGATTTGGGAAAGCCAGATGATATTGTCGCACGAGCAGGTGTCTCATTTTATCTTAGAATAATATTACCAATAATCGCATTTGCGGTTGGTGGAAGACTAGGACTCAAGTTTGGTACCTTATATGGTACATACAAGCTCTGGCCGCAAAATAAAAAGCTGGAAGGATTATTACTAGAGAAATTCTCGCGAGTAGAATTTGACACTGATCTAATGGGTGGCGCAATAATGGTTGCAGCATACAAATGA
- a CDS encoding MFS transporter — protein MNRIIILLNITGLLIGVSYGIHNPIVPIFAKNEIGASYAELGLIGLANFVPYMLIPVFVGMLLHRFNSGVLLCVGVTINSASVFLLSLAKTVPEVMILRAVTGVAHAFFWPPAEAIISGTSDAKTRVKKIARFTGFFVAGFMIGPLIGTFLLEGLDVSYRVLFEIATFVMASAIIFSIQLTKNHTQSENTTFSLSAIKQVVKFPVVIMILIYCASSFGVILTIYPAFLNDRTMSATEIEILYFVFGASRVVTLALTDKLARHTSTTLVASTGTIAAGLAISFVSHSILEFSLAMLLLGFGFSIIFPLTLEIILRKTSKESQGIIIGAYETTFGIGWSIGPIAAGLISEFSGNAMPYLVFFVLGLGITAVSAAKKKSLEPQTA, from the coding sequence ATGAATAGAATTATTATTTTACTCAACATTACTGGTCTTTTGATTGGAGTATCTTATGGTATTCACAATCCAATTGTTCCAATTTTTGCAAAAAACGAAATTGGTGCATCATACGCAGAACTTGGGTTAATCGGCCTTGCAAACTTTGTTCCATACATGCTCATTCCAGTTTTTGTTGGAATGTTGCTTCATAGGTTCAACAGTGGTGTGCTGTTATGCGTTGGAGTTACAATAAACAGTGCATCCGTGTTTTTACTTTCTTTAGCAAAGACAGTACCTGAGGTGATGATCTTGCGCGCAGTAACTGGTGTTGCACATGCATTTTTTTGGCCCCCTGCAGAGGCAATCATTTCTGGTACAAGTGATGCCAAAACTCGAGTCAAAAAGATTGCAAGATTTACGGGGTTTTTCGTCGCTGGATTTATGATTGGGCCGCTAATTGGCACGTTTCTTCTGGAAGGACTTGACGTATCGTACAGAGTATTATTTGAGATTGCAACGTTTGTGATGGCATCTGCGATTATCTTTTCTATCCAGCTGACAAAAAATCACACACAAAGTGAGAACACCACGTTTTCGCTTTCTGCAATAAAGCAGGTAGTAAAATTCCCAGTGGTAATTATGATTTTGATTTATTGTGCATCTTCGTTTGGGGTGATTTTGACGATTTACCCTGCATTTCTAAACGACAGGACCATGTCGGCAACGGAAATTGAGATTCTGTATTTTGTATTTGGTGCATCACGTGTAGTTACACTAGCATTAACGGACAAACTTGCGCGCCACACCAGTACCACCCTGGTTGCATCAACTGGTACAATAGCTGCTGGCCTTGCAATATCGTTTGTGTCGCATTCGATACTAGAGTTTTCCTTGGCAATGCTATTGTTGGGCTTTGGGTTCTCCATCATCTTTCCACTGACACTAGAGATAATTCTAAGAAAGACATCAAAGGAAAGCCAGGGAATTATAATTGGCGCATACGAGACTACATTTGGAATAGGCTGGTCCATTGGTCCAATTGCTGCTGGCTTGATCTCAGAGTTTTCTGGAAACGCCATGCCGTACTTGGTGTTTTTTGTATTGGGTCTAGGCATAACAGCAGTCTCTGCTGCAAAAAAGAAATCCCTAGAGCCACAGACTGCCTAG
- a CDS encoding twin-arginine translocase TatA/TatE family subunit, with the protein MLEYSLNIAGSEWIIIIFVGLFALLGTKKLPEVTKKLGRAMGEYNKTKNDIQNQLAGITNTTPNITAPVQNERQKMEFIAKSLGIDFAGKTDEELQKIISSKMSGPNTKDN; encoded by the coding sequence ATGCTGGAGTATTCGCTAAACATTGCAGGCAGTGAATGGATAATTATCATTTTTGTAGGACTGTTTGCTCTCTTGGGGACAAAAAAGCTCCCAGAGGTTACGAAAAAACTTGGACGTGCGATGGGCGAATATAACAAGACGAAAAACGACATCCAAAACCAGCTAGCAGGCATTACAAATACAACGCCAAACATTACTGCACCAGTACAAAACGAGCGACAGAAAATGGAATTTATTGCAAAATCACTTGGAATCGACTTTGCAGGCAAAACAGATGAAGAGTTGCAAAAAATCATCTCATCTAAGATGTCTGGTCCAAACACAAAGGATAATTAG
- a CDS encoding site-specific DNA-methyltransferase, translated as MNCIEGMQLLSQNKIDLIVTDPPFAIDFRATKQNYNRTASRVMQGYNEIKQKDYYDFTVKWMKQAHRILKDSGSMYVFSGWNNLKDILNALDDVGFITINHIIWKYQFGVVTKTKFVTSHYHCVYVSKNNKKRRFYPFVRFGKAEKTEQGRSLHYMDKEDVWDIKREYWTGDQKTPTKLPAELVKKILEYSSKEGDVVFDPFLGSGQVAMIAKQLKRNYLGFEIVKKYHAFANKRLEKNLYRLKA; from the coding sequence ATGAATTGTATTGAAGGGATGCAGCTTTTGTCCCAAAACAAAATTGATCTAATCGTTACAGATCCACCATTTGCAATTGACTTTAGAGCAACAAAGCAAAACTACAATCGAACCGCATCACGAGTGATGCAGGGGTATAATGAGATCAAGCAAAAGGACTATTACGATTTTACCGTAAAATGGATGAAGCAAGCGCATAGAATTCTCAAAGATTCTGGAAGTATGTACGTTTTTTCTGGGTGGAACAACCTCAAAGACATTTTAAATGCACTAGACGATGTTGGATTTATCACAATTAATCACATAATTTGGAAATACCAGTTTGGCGTAGTGACCAAAACAAAGTTTGTCACATCGCATTATCATTGTGTGTATGTGAGCAAAAACAACAAAAAGCGAAGATTCTATCCATTTGTGAGATTTGGCAAGGCCGAAAAGACCGAGCAAGGTCGCTCTCTGCACTATATGGACAAAGAAGACGTCTGGGATATCAAACGTGAATATTGGACAGGGGACCAGAAAACACCTACAAAGCTTCCTGCAGAACTGGTAAAAAAAATCCTAGAATACTCTAGCAAGGAAGGCGATGTTGTCTTTGATCCTTTCCTGGGATCAGGCCAAGTGGCGATGATTGCAAAGCAGCTAAAACGAAATTATCTCGGATTTGAGATTGTTAAAAAATATCACGCCTTTGCAAATAAGCGACTAGAAAAGAATCTGTATCGGCTCAAGGCATAA